The genome window TTGGTGTAATTCCTCTAATTGAGATGGATCTGCCAAACGAGGATTCACTTGACAACAAGATTAAACTATTCAAAAAACAAAACACAAAAAAACTTGACAGCGAAATCGAAAGACTGGCAAAAACAGTAAAGAAAAGTCTTGATATCAAATCACTGGAGAGATTAATCCAATGATGCTTGTTTCAATTTTGGTTGCGTTTTCTGCATTGGCAATCGATCTTGTATTTGGAGATCCAAAAAACAAGTTTCATCCAACAGCCTGGGTTGGTATCATAATCGCAAGACTTGTTCCGTTTGCCAAAAACCAAAATCAAACAAGAGAAAAAATCGGCGGCGTCCTGATCACTTTTTCCATATCTGCACTTGTGGCAGGACTGTTATTTTCATATGATTATGCGATACGAAATGTATCTGGTATTGTCCTGACTGTAATTGCTGTTTTGTTTGGCTCGTTATTGCTCAAAACTACAATTGCCATAAGGGGATTAGAAAAACACGGCAACCTAGTCATGGAGTCCCTATCTAGGAACAATCTGGAGGAGGCACGCTCAAGGCTCTCGATGCTAGTCAAACGCAACACGAAGGATTTGGATAGAAATCACGTCATCTCAGCAACGCTTGAGAGCATAAGTGAGAACATTGTAGACGGCATAACTGGGCCTCTGTTCTACTTTGGCGTGTTTGGACTTCCAGGCGCATTTGTGTATAGGGCTATCAATACAATAGATTCCATGATTGGATACAAGACTACTCTGTTTAGAAACGTGGGATGGTTTGGCGCAAACTGCGACAAGATACTAAACTATCTGCCTGCAAGAATCACAGGACTAGTCATGATACTTGCTGCTGTTTTAGTAAAAGCAGACTGGAAGAATTCCTTGATCACGATGAGACGCGATGGCAAAAAAACGGAAAGCCCCAATGCCGGATACCCAATGGCTGCAATGGCAGGAGCACTTGGAACTAAATTTGAAAAAATCGATCATTACACCTTGGGCAATGGTACAATAGAACTCAATGAAAGCCACTTCAAATCGGCTGTCTTATTGATGAAGGTGACCGGAATTTTGTTTTGCGTCCTGGTTACCGTTCCGCTGATAGTTTTCTTATCGTATCTTGGCTGGTGGGTTCATGTTTAGGCAGGTAGGATCTGTGTTTTCGTTTTTGACAATAATTCCAATTGGACATTCAGACCTACAAACAATTGCAAGATACATGTACTTGTTTCCAATAGTTGGAATCGCGATAGGATTGATGGTGGGATCGGTGGCATACGGTCTGTCGTTTTTCTTGGAGCCTCTAGTTGTCGGCCTTTTGATCACCGGGATGCTTGCACTAATCACTGGAATTCATCATACTGACGGCCTTTCTGATTTTGCAGACGGTCTGATGGTGCGTGGCACAAAGGAAAAAAAACTACAGGTAATGCGTGATCCGTCCGTTGGCTCTGCTGGAATATTTGCAATTATCATGTATGTGGCAGGAATGGTAATTGCACTTTCCTCACTGAAGGGGTTTGAGATATTTCAGGCAATACTGATCGGAGAAATAATAGCCAAGTTCTCAATGGTCCTGCTTTCCAGCCTTGGCCCGTCTGCATGGGAGGGCTCAAACTCTGCCTTTGTCCAAAGCATGAAAGATAGAAAAAAACTAGCAATTGCAGCCGCGATTACGGTTGGTTCTGTCTTTGTTCTGGGGAATAATGTTGGATTTTTGGCACTTGGTGTAGGAATTGCACTCACACTGATAATTCTTGCAGTATCTAGGAGGAGCTTTGGGGGAATATCCGGCGATATCTTGGGCGCTGCAAACGAAATCACAAGACTTTCATCTCTTCTTGTCTTTGTATCGGCATGATTGGGCTTGTCATGGCAGGGGGCAAGGGAACACGCATGGACGCAAAAGAGGAAAAGCTCTTACTTCAATACAAAAAACCAGTCGTCATTCATGTGATTGACGCACTAAAAAGTTCTAACTGTTTTTCAAAAATCATGGCTGCAACAAGTGATAATTCCCCAAATACGCAAAGCCTGCTTCAGAATAACGGAATTGAAACTATCAAAACAAAAGGCGACGGATATGTCTCTGATCTAAACGCCGCACTGTCCTACTTGCATGAGCTAACCCTTGTAGTGTCAGGTGACCTACCGTTGCTTGATGGGGGGATAATCAAGGACTTGGTTGCAAGTTATGATGGCGGCGCCTGGCAGAGCTTTCTTGTCACAAAAAAATTCTTAGATGACATGAACATGATGTTGGAATTTTCAGTAAACCATGACAACAAAGAATGCTACTATACGGGAATATCAATTGTTGATCCAAAAAAAATTTCTTCTACGAATACGATCAAAGAAACCTATCGAATAATTGATGATAAAAGACTGGCGTTAAATCTTAACACTAAACGCGATTATGATTTACTCAAGGGAGCCTAACACAGTACCGAAAATCTTTGCAACGGATCCTGTTGGCTCTGCAATTGTGTTGCCGCATGACTTGCAAGTTACGACTGTAGTAACATGTGAGTACAAAACATTTTCAGCACTGCATTCTTTGCATTGTACCTTCTGGAACTTACTCTTTGGCTTTGGAATAGCAATGTGACCTCGTTTCATCGTGCAACCAACTCGAGTTTTCTTAATCTGATGCCCTTTTTATTAGATTTCTTTTTGCATTGTGGGCATGTGAAAATCAACGTCTGTTTCTTTGTGGTCTTGGCAGGCTTGGCCAACTTTGGGAATTTCTGACCACCGTACCCCATTTTGTCCTCATTGTGTCTTCTTTCACCTATTGCAGAACCTCTTCTCTTTCCTGCCTTGTATAGGGCAACCTTCTGCAACGTATGTGTTTTACACTTTGGACAATACCTGTTCATTTCCTTGGGTACGTTCATAGAAAACACCAACTTGGATGGTAATTTAAACATGGCTTTGAATCTATAATAAAGTCTAAAGCCAGACTGATTCCGTGACCAATCTTTCCTCAATGATTACAACTCTCAATGCAGTTGCCATGGGCGACAAAAAAGCAGACATGGTTTTCAAAAACTGCTCACTTGTAAATGTCTACACACACGAAATTATTCCTCACACTCAAGTTGCCGTAATACGCGACAGAATTGCATACGTTGGCCCTGATGCATCTCACACGGCAGGGCAAAACACTGCAGTAATTGACCTTGAGGGAAAGTATATCACGCCAGGATTTGCCGATCCTCACATTCACATTGATCAGTTCGTCATGCCGTCTGAGCTTGCAAAACAGTTGCTTCTTTGTGGAACAACGAGCTTGTTTTCTGATCCTATTGACATTGTAAGTGTGTGTGGTACCAGAGGATTTTACGAGTTTGTCAAAGCATCTTCTAATTTGCCGATTCGCATATTCCATGTGGTGCCGGGGGGACTACCCGTTGACAGAAAATTCAGCCATGGAAAAACAATCAATCTATCTGAAGAAAAGTCTGCAATCAAGCTTGATTCAGTGGTGGGACTGGGAGAAGTGTTCTCTTGGACAAAGGTCACATCAAGGGATCCTACAACTATGAAAAAACTCTCAAGCATGCTTGAAAATGACTGCATAATTAACGGTCATACGGCTGGAGCGTCTGATAAAAAGCTAAACGCGTACATTTCATCTGGAATTCTCTCATGCCATGAGCCCATTGACTATGATCAGGTAATGGAAAGGCTACGACTCGGAATGTGGATAATGATGAGGGAGGGCTCTATTAGGCGTGATCTAAAAAACATAATCCCAAAAATTCTTGCAAGCAAACCATATCTTAACAGATTGATGTTCTGTTCAGATGGGTTGGACCCTGTAGACATGACCAAATTTGGCCACATTGATCACTGCATACGGGAGTCAGTGCGGATTGGAATGGATGTAGTTGATGCAATTGCTATGGCATCCAAAAATTGCTTTGATTATTACAACATGGGAAAGGACTTGGGCGGAATCGCGCCAGGCAAGCTTGCGGACATGCTTGTCTTTGATGACCTTGAAAAAATAAAACCAAAGCGAGTATTTGTTGGAGGAAGACTTGTTGCGTCAAATGGAAGCGTGGTGACAAAAATAAGAAAGCCAAGTCTGCCAAAATGGATAACAAAAACAGTAAAAATTACAAAAAAATTCACAGAAAATGACTTTGCAATAAAAAGCAACAAGCCAAAAGTCTCTGTAAACGTAATTGAAATGGAGACTGAAATAATAACAAAGCTAAACACTGCAGAACTTGCCACAAATAATGGAAACGTAGTCTCGTCAATAGAAAAGGATGTCTGGAAGGTTGCCGCCTTTGATAGGACATTTGGCTCAGCAAAACACGCACTGGGATTTTTGAAAAACTTTGGCGCAGACGTCGGTGCATTTGCGTCCACTTGGAGCTTTCATGAAAATGACATGATGATAATCGGCTCAAGCGACAAGGACATGGCGTATGCTGCAAACCACCTGATAAAGTCCCAGGGGGGAATGGTTGTAGTAAAAGAAGGAAAAATTATATCGTTTCTACCGTTGCAGGTTGGCGGAATAATATCTTCAAATCCCTTTGATGACGTCTTGGAAAGATTTGTCAAGCTAAATTCCACACTGATTGAGAGCGGTTGCGTATTCCAAAGGCCTCACCTCATACCGCTGTTTTTGCCTTTTCTTGCACTCCCGTCAATTAGAATTCTGTATAGTGGCATGATCGATGTCAAGAAAAGATCGTTTATTGACGTCTTTGCCTAGCAAACTATTAAAAAAGGGTCAAACGAACTTTGTTCGTATATGGCTTCAATTCAACAAACTCCAAACGGTCCTGTTTTAGTATTAAAAGAAAGTGCACTTCAACAGAAAGGCAAGGATGCACAGAAAAATAATATCACTGCTGCAAAACTTGTGGCAGATCTAGTCCGCACAAGCCTTGGTCCAAGGGGACTAGACAAGATGCTAGTTGACTCTATTGGCGATGTCACAATAACAAACGACGGTGCTACAATTCTAAAGGAAATAGATGTCCAGCACCCGGCTGCAAAAATGATGGTAGAAATTGCAAAAACTGTCGATAATGAGGTCGGAGATGGCACCACCTCGTCAGTTGTATTTGCAGGAGCCCTATTAGAAAAGGCAGAAGAGCTTCTGGCAAAAGACGTGCATGCATCAGTAATAATTGATGGTTATCAGGCTGCTCACGAAAAGGTACTAGAACTTTTATCACAATTAGCAAAGAAAATCGATCCGACTGACGAGGAATCATTATTAAAAATAGCAACAACTAGTATGCAGTCAAAACTAATCTCAGAAGATAGCGGCGTGCTATCAAAATTAGTAGTTGATGCGGTTTTGAGGGTTGCAGAAAAGAAAGGAGACAAGTACATTGTTGACCTTGACAACATCAAGGTTGAAAAAAAGACAGGTGGCTCAATCCAAAACACCGAACTAGTAAAAGGAATAGTTCTTGACAAAGAAGTAGTTCACAGCGGCATGCCGACCAAAATCGAGGGTGCAAAAATTGCACTACTAAATGCAGCACTAGAAGTTGAAAAAACGGAAATGAGTGCAGAAATTAGAATTACCGATCCAACTCAAATGCAAATGTTTCTAGAAGAAGAAAACAGGATGCTAAAATCCATGGTTGACAAGTTGCAAAAAATTGGCGTAAACGTATTGATCTGCCAAAAAGGAATCGATGATATCGCACAACATTATTTGGCAAAGTATGGAATCTTGTCTGTAAGGCGAGTCAAAGAAAGCGACATGACAAAGCTTGGAAAAGCAACAGGCGGTAGAATCACAACAAACCTTGATGATATAACAGAAAAAGACTTGGGTCATGCAGACTTGGTGCACCAAAAGAAAGTAGAATCAGACAAGTGGGTATTTGTCGAGGGGTGCAAAAATCCAAAATCTGTCACAGTTCTCGTAAGGGGTGGCTCACAAAGAGTGGTAGACGAAGCAGACAGATCACTTCATGACGCACTCATGGTAGTAAAGGACGTAATTGAAAAGCCGGCAATTGTCGCAGGCGGAGGCTCACCAGAGGCGTATCTGGCATCCCAGCTAAAGGAATGGTCAGATAATTTTGAGGGAAGAGAGCAACTTGCCATTAGAAAGTATGCAGAGGCGCTAGAAGTAATTCCACTTACAATTGCTGAAAATGCAGGAATGGATCCAATTGATACCATGACAAGCCTTAGAGCAAAGCAGAACAGCGGAAGAAAGTGGGCAGGAATCAATGCTAAAGAAGGCAAAATTGATGACATGTTTGCACTAAATATTGTAGAACCAGTTGCCGTAAAGGAGCACATATCCAAATCTGCAACAGAAGCAGCGTGCATGATTCTCAGAATAGATGACGTGATTGCTGTTTCCGGCAAAAGGTAACTAAAAAACTTCAAAACATATCTCTGATATCACTTTGTGTGTACAAAGTTGGAATTGATCTGGGTGGAACCAAAATTGAGGGGATCTGCCTTGATGAAAAATCTCAGATAGTTGAACGAAAGCGGGTTCCAACAAACCAGCAAGAAGGCTATGGCTCTATTCTAAATTCAATATCTGTTCTGGTATCTGATATTACAAAAAATATTTCAGACTATTCCATTGGAATATGCACGCCTGGCGCGATCTCAAAAAAAACAGGCATGATCAAAAACAGTAATACCCAGTGTCTTATCGGAATGCCGCTGAAAGGTGATCTAGAAAAAATACTAGGAAAAAAAATAACGATGGAAAATGACGCAAATTGCTTTGCAATGGCAGAGGCAACCATGGGCGCTGCAGCTGGATACTCTGTGGTATTTGGAGTGATAATGGGAACAGGCGTTGGCGGCGGAATCATAGTTGATGGGAAAATACACAGAGGAAGAACAAACATCGCCGGGGAGTGGGGGCATCACACGTTACATCAGAATGGCAACAAGTGTTACTGCGGAAAATTAGGTTGTGTTGAGACCTATATTAGCGGCCCTGCCTTGGAAAAAAGATGGTTCGAAATAACAGGAAAAAAAGAACCGCTCACAACAATAGTTCAAAACCTTGATGGCACTGCTGGCAAGATGTGGAAAAAAGAATTTCTTGATAACTTTGGAGTCGGACTTGCAAACGTAATTGACATCTTGGATCCGGATGCCATAGTGCTTGGCGGTGGTATATCAAATATCGATTTTCTATATATCGACGGGCGTGATTCTGTATATCATAAGGTGTTTAGTGATTTGGTGGATACTCCGATTCTCAAAAACAAGCTTGGCGATTCTGCTGGCGTATTTGGTGCAGCACTGCTCTAGGATGGACAACCTTCCATCTTTTGGATGTAAAAACCGTTTGTCATAATTTCAATCTCAATTTCGTCTGGGACGCTTTCAGAATGGCAAAAATGACACTCTTCCGTCGTGATTTTGGCGTCTTGCTCACCTATTGAGGATAGCCATTTTTTCGCATACTCGACTGCCTTTTGATTGTCTTTAGAGTCCGTGATCACGTCAAAATGAATCGTATGTCCGTCTTTTGCCTTTACATACGTGTCAAAGACATGAACTTTCACAACCATGCTTGAACTTGTCTATTTTTATTTTTTATTGGACGGTAAAATTAAAAATTCTCATAGGCGTAATACGTCATCTGTTTTACTTTATCCAACAACAAACTACACGTTTTTTTGACTTCCTCAGAATTTTCTTTTAAAGTAACTTCCTTTGTGTCATCTTTTAATAAAAAGTCAAACATTGCATTGTCTTTGATTCTTCGGTATTCCTTTTCATACCATATTAGAAAATTGATTGCCTCTATTTTTCCAAGTTTTTTTGCGCTTTTCTTGAATTTTCCCAAGCTTATATGTTTTAATTTGAAATCAAATTTTGTATTGTATTCATCAAGAAGGTGCGTAAATATGTCATGTATGGTATTTGCAAAAAGATTTAGATCTGATTGGAATTCTGCAGTATTTGATCCCAATCTATTAAGAATGATTTCAGCCTCATTAATTTTTCTTATCGCCGTCATATGTCTAATCCATGCACTAAAATCATAAAATTATTCCTAATTACGTATTATTCCCGTTTGGTTCTAGGGTTTGTTTAATATTACTATTTTTAGATCAATCTCTGCTTTTTCCACGGCTTTTTCAGCAGCTTCTACTGCCTGTTGTTTTGCACTGTTTGAGCTATCTCTAAGTAATGCCCTGTTTGCTATGTTAAGATCCTCTTTTGCCTGTTTCAAGTTCGCTTTCGCCTCGCTTAGTGCAGTTGCATAAGCTGCATTTATTGCGTTAACCTCTGCCTGTGTCTTTGCAGATGATTTTGTCTTACTGACCGTGTTAGCTTTGGCAGAAGAATCGATTTCTTTTTTCTCTTCTTCATAATCCTCAGTCTGACTGGTTCTTTCTTTTTTCAATAATTCTGCCTCTCTTTCGGCTGCCTTTTTTCTTGCTTCACTATATTTTCCCTCTGCTGATGAAACGATTTGAGATAACAACATCACACCTGCAAAAACTACAAATGCAGTCAAAAACACTTTATTCATTTATTCTTGACACCTGCTAACTGGTCTATTGCTGACAAACCTGTCATCTGTGACATCATACTGTCACTTTTGAGATATTTTCTATATGCATTTGTTCATTTGGTTTAAACGATCAAATTTATCAAAACCTTAAAACTAAATGTGAAAACATTTTATGCTTCTGGCATAACATGATTGGCAAGAAATTCACGTATATTTTTTAGATGTAATCTTCATGCCGTTTTTCAAATGATGATTCTATTTTTACTGCGGTTCAATAGTGGCAGGCGGTTTACTTGATATCACATAGGAAACCCATGTCACTTCATCGATTTCATTTGTGATTCGGTTGCTAATTTTTGCCAGTAAATCATGCGGCAGTCTTGTCCAATCTGCAGTCATTGCGTCAATTGACTCGACTACTCTGATCATCACAATATTTCCGTATTTTCTTTCATCACCTACAACACCCACTGCCTTGTCGTCTCCCACCGCAGCATATGCCTGCCAGATCTTGTCGTACCAGCCTGCTGCTTCCAACTCATCCTCTACTATTTTGCTTGCAACTTTGGCAATCTCTAATTTCTTTTCCGTGACTTCGCCGATTACTCTTACTGCAAGGCCAGGTCCTGGAAATGGATGTCGAGAAAGCAATTTCTTTGAAACCCCAAGTATTGCGGCGACCTTTCTAACTTCGTCTTTGTACAGATCGCGCAATGGCTCAAGTATTTGAAGGTCTAGCCAGTCAGGCAAACCACCAACGTTGTGGTGAGTTTTGATTATGGCAGCAGGTCCTTTTGAGACTCCGCTTTCTATGACGTCTGGGTACAACGTTCCCTGTGCAAGCCATTTGAAAGGGCCGTTTTTCTCTGCAAACTCTGTAAAGATTTTTACAAATTCCTCACCTACGATTTTCCTTTTTCTCTCAGGGTCTGTCACTCCTCTGAGCTTGTCCAAAAACTGCTTTTTTGCATTGATTGCAGTAAAGTTGACGGAAAAATTATCCTTGAACATTTTTTCTATTTCGTGTTCCTCATCTAATCTAAGCAGCCCGTTGTCCACAAAGACGCACTTTAGCCTGTCTCCTATTGCCTTGTGAATTAAAAGCGCGGCAACAGTTGAATCAATCCCACCGCTTACTCCGCATAGAACGTTGCCGTCAATTTTTGAAATATCACTCACCGTTTTTTCAACAAAGCTTTCCATTGTCCAGTCCTGTTTTGCATGGCAAATGTTTAGAACAAAGTTTTTGAGAATCTGGACGCCTCTTTCTGTGTGAACCACCTCGGGATGAAACTGAATGCCGTACACTAATTCTTGCATGTTTGCAATGGCAGCCGCTTGTGAGCGTTCTGTATGTCCAATTATTTGAAAATTATCTGGAATTTTTTCTGCCTCGTCTCCGTGACTCATCCATGCCCTAAGGGAATCGCCAATTCCACCAAGTAAATCCGAATTGTTGTCTATTGTGAGTACAGAATGCCCGTATTCTTTGTTTGCACGCTTTACCTTTCCACCAAACTTGTCAACTATCAGCTGATGGCCATAACAAATTCCAAGAAGTGGCAACTTCATTTGAAAAATTGCGGCATCCGGTTTTGGTGCATCTTTACTGTATACACTTGATGGTCCGCCGGAAAATATCACTCCTTTTGGGTTCATCTCCCTTAACTTGTCAATTGAAATATCGTATGGCACAAGTTCCGCATAGACTGAAAACTCTCTAATTCGTCTGCAGATCAAGTGGCTGTATTGAGAGCCAAAATCCAGCACTACTATTCTATCCATTGTATCACTTTGAGTTTTCTATCATTTTTGAAAATGACCATGCGGCTGTGTTTACTATTTCGTTGACTCTTTCCTTTTGACGATAATTTTTGATTATTATTTCGCGCAATAATGTGCCGTCTTTGTTTATCATGCAGTCTATTATGGCGTTCTCCCCAATGTCGCCTTTTTCAAATTCTGCGACGTCCTTTCTTTTCATCTCGCCTATTATTCTCTCTAGGAAAAACGACTTGAACGGGTGCGAGTCTTCTTTGAGCTCAACTCCGTCTTCTACTACAATTGATACCTGCTCTGGAGTGACGTACGCGTTTGCTATCAGAGAGCCATCGGTATTTTTTTTCAGCGGAATTGTGTAATCTGTGGATTTTGGCTTTGGTTCGGAAGTATCCCTTAGCGAGGACGCTTTTGTAAAACTCTGCTGTTTTAGTACGGAATTTATCAAAACTAGGTTTCTCTCAAGAATTTCAATTTCCTCCCTGTGTTTTTCTATTTGAGCAGAAATGCGATCTCTGAGTTCAAGTGCGTCCTTTACCTGCTCTTCTGAGAACTCCATAATTGACCTGACGTGTCAACGGTATTAAAATGCATTCAAGCATCAGAAATTGATCTCAAGATTTCTATACGTTATTTTCTCAAACCCCTTGATTGGTTTTGACAGTGTAAAGAATTCTGATTTGCTTTTTGTGGCCAGCCATTCTAGAAGTGCTTTGCCGCGCTTGAGCTTTTTTCTTTTGGTTTTTTTATCTACGGTACTTGTTTTCGAATATTTTCCTATTCTTGTTCCAAAATCCATTCCGAACAGAACTATTTTCTTTGCACCAAAATGGCTTGCCAAAAATACACATCTGTCCCCATCGGTAAAGCCTCCAAAATTACAAACCTTTCCAGTTTCTTTTGTCTGGGTCGTGCCGACGCAGTTTTTGAAGTTTCTTACAAAATCTAATTTGCCTGTATTGTCCCCATGCGCGTGGACCACAAATACGGTATCTGTTTTTTTAATTTTCTTTAGTAATTCTAAATCTCCATCAAGATCAGTTACGACTATTTTTGGCCTAATTCCGTTTTTAATCAGAAGGGTTACTGCCCCATCAGCACATATGGTGACTGCGCCTTTGTGTTTTTTTAGCGCATCAATTGATGATTGTAGTGATGGGCCTGCACCAATGACAAAAACCGTCTTTCCGCAAATCATTTTTTTCAATCTAGTTAGAGAAAATCTCTTTTTTATAATAGAATCAAGTAAAGCTGCAGCGTACAGATCATCTTTTTTACTATAGCCAAATTCTCGCACTATCTGCTCGTATTTAGAATTCCAGCCTGAGATCGTCAATTAACTCTAAAATTAGCACGCTTTATCATAAATCATATGAATAAACTAGGCCCGGTAAACGTCGGTGGCACAAACCCTGTAAGAATAATGGGCATACTAAACACAAGTCCCGAATCATTCTATAAAAAATCTATCAAAAAAGGCAAGGAAATCGCACGCGCAGTACAACAAATGGAACAAGACGGAGCAGATTTTGTTGATGTTGGTGCCATGTCGACTGCGCCATATCTTACAACCCTGGTGTCAGAAAAACAAGAAATCAAAAGAATAACTGATGCAGTAAAACAAATCCAAAATGCGTCAAACCTGCCAATCTCTATTGATACCTGCAGATCTGGTGTGGCAAAGGCCGCACTTGATCTTGGCGCAGATATCATTAATGATGTAACTGGCCTAAAATACGACAAGGAAATGATAAACATAATTGCAAAGACCCAGCCCTCACTTGTCTTGTGCGCATATGGCAAAAAACTGCTCAGAGGAAACCTTGTTGCACAAACAAAATTGCTTCTAAAAGAAAGCATAACGCTTGCAAAGTCTGCAGGCATTCCAACAAAAAAAATAGCACTTGATCCCGCAGTCGGATTTTTTAGAAAAACTGGAAAAAATCCGTTTTATACTAAGATAAATTCAGACTGGTACAAAAGAGATCTGGAGATTTTACAAAACCTCCACTTTTTGAAATCAAATTTTCCAATTCTTGTTTCGGTCTCAAACAAGTCATTTATTGGGAAGATTCTCAATAGGCAAGATCCGTCTGATCGTATCTTTGGCTCCGTTGCAGCTGAAGTAATTTCTGTCCTAAATGGCGCAGACATAATACGAACGCACAATGTAAGA of Candidatus Nitrosotenuis sp. DW1 contains these proteins:
- a CDS encoding 6-hydroxymethylpterin diphosphokinase MptE-like protein: MREFGYSKKDDLYAAALLDSIIKKRFSLTRLKKMICGKTVFVIGAGPSLQSSIDALKKHKGAVTICADGAVTLLIKNGIRPKIVVTDLDGDLELLKKIKKTDTVFVVHAHGDNTGKLDFVRNFKNCVGTTQTKETGKVCNFGGFTDGDRCVFLASHFGAKKIVLFGMDFGTRIGKYSKTSTVDKKTKRKKLKRGKALLEWLATKSKSEFFTLSKPIKGFEKITYRNLEINF
- the folP gene encoding dihydropteroate synthase — its product is MNKLGPVNVGGTNPVRIMGILNTSPESFYKKSIKKGKEIARAVQQMEQDGADFVDVGAMSTAPYLTTLVSEKQEIKRITDAVKQIQNASNLPISIDTCRSGVAKAALDLGADIINDVTGLKYDKEMINIIAKTQPSLVLCAYGKKLLRGNLVAQTKLLLKESITLAKSAGIPTKKIALDPAVGFFRKTGKNPFYTKINSDWYKRDLEILQNLHFLKSNFPILVSVSNKSFIGKILNRQDPSDRIFGSVAAEVISVLNGADIIRTHNVRQTKDAITIAEKFSRKFKKGL